From the Psilocybe cubensis strain MGC-MH-2018 chromosome 6, whole genome shotgun sequence genome, the window CCAGTCAATGCTATGACTCTCCCAGATAAGCCTGGAGTGAAACTGAGTACTTGGGATTGGATAAAATTCTTCTTTACGGTGATCCCAAACATACCAACATTCATAAGCAATAGACCATCTGTTACAGATCGGCGAGTCGAGTCGGTTCGTACAAATATATGATACATCTGCAGTTTCTGACCACCTATCCAGCTAATACATTCtctgaaagaaaaaaagaaatataaaagcaTTGGGGCAGTGGGGTATGTGGAATCATCTTTGCTACTGATCCTCAATTGAAGTACTCCAAGATATTGTTTCGGAGGATCTACATGCGTGCGCTTTGGTGGAACAGGCTTGGTTGACAgcgttgtcgttgttcaCCCCGGTAAATTCTCTCTGGACCAGGTCAAAGCTATAAAAGTTCCAACAGCATGGGCATGCGCAGAAGGTGACAAAGTTTGCAAGACTAAAAACTCAAAGGAACAACGCTGACGCTGCAAATGCTCTGACTTTATACTTTAGAGGATATGTGGTTTCCTGATACACTTCGTTCTGCCGCTGAGGCAGAGTTCGCATcgaggaaaggaaaagataaCTTTGTAGAATACGAATTCAAAGAGTACAAGGGTAAATTCATACATCGTTCAATCTATTTGGCATTTGATATATATTTATGTCTCTTTAGGCACGACCCATGGGTTTGCCTCTCGTCCAAATGTTTCAATCCCAGAAGCAATAGAAGCTCATAAAGCCGCCCTTGATCAAACTATCGAGTGGTTCAAGAAAACGCTAGCCTAATGCATGCTTTGTAACCTCTTTAGTACAGAATCAGAAAACTCCCGCTGTAACTTATCTGAATGAAAAGCAAATGTTGCAGACTTTCTCATCGTAACGGTCCCAAGTGCAGTACTGACGTCGACCTGCCGAACAAAAGTCCAGGATCGGCTGTGCCTGATCAAACTCTGATGGCAACCAACGGTGACTCCGGCTTTAATAAACCGCGACAACTCGCTCACTTTATCAAGAGCTAACTCATTTCTCGCTCTCACCGACCAATGTCTTGTCCAGACTGCGTTAAGGGAGATTTTCTTCCCGGAGAACCAACAGGGACCATTAAAGTCGACTTTCAAAACGCTTACTTGGCTCCCGGACCAACAGAAGGCACTTCCACGCGCACAGTTTTGCTTTTGACAGATGTTTTTGGTTTGGCGTTGAAGAATTGTAAGATAATGGCAGACGAAATGGCAAAGAAGCTCGAGTGTGATGTTTGGATACCTGATTACTTCAACGGTAACACTCTCGAAAAGACCTTTGCCTGAAGCATGACTGACACTGTTTTGCTCTTTGATCAGGGAGACCTCCGTTCCCATTAGATGCAATGGCCATGCCAGACAGACCTGGGGTGAAGCTAACCTTCTTCGACTACCTGAAATTCATATGGGCTGTGATTCCCAACATCCCAGGGCTTATCCGTTCTAGACCGTCTGTTGTTGATAAACGTCTGGAATCGGTTTGTGGTTACATTCAAAATGGTTACTCCTGCTAACCAACCTACCCAGTTCATACATCTTctgaaggaaaagaagggaTATGAAAAGATTGGAACAGTGGGGTAAGCAAATAGACATACTCTGATCATCTTAATATAACTAATGATGTATGATGTCCAGTTATTGCTTCGGAGGTGCTACTTGTGTTCGCATAGGAGGATCAGGCCTCGTCgacagtgttgttgttgctcaCCCAGGACCTTTCTCAATAAGTCAAGTCAGGGCCATAAAAGTCCCTACCGCATGGGTATGTGCAGAAGGTAAGAATATTCCATTGACAGTGACCTGAGATTATCGTAATCCGAGCACCCAGATGATATGACGTTCTCAAAATCCTTCCGTTCGGAGTGTGAAGCTCACCTTGCTGGGAGAAAGGGCAAGGAAAACTTCGTGGAATATGAATTTAAAGAGTACAAGGGTGAGTTTACCCATCCTTGAAGCTGTATGATGTTAATGCGGTTTGGTATCAGGAACAACCCATGGCTTTGCCTCCCGCCCGAATCTTGCTATCCCAGAGATACGAGAGGCACATCAAGCTGCTCTTGACCAAACTATCGAATGGTTCAAGAAGACTCTGATTTGATACATGCTTggtaacttttttttatttcaagGATCACGCGGGTTCAAAGCGGGAATGTGATACGTTCAACATCGAGGTACACGCTGTCGGATGATACCAATTGTACCGATCGTCATTACAATCACACGGCCTCTCCACAGGAATTGAACGGCCGCCTGGATATTCACTCTTAAGCAAAAAAGCTGCCCATGCCTTGCTTCGCCCTGTGTATCTTTAGTTGAGAATCTGCGGCTTCTCGACGATCGCAGTCATCATCACAGTCAGACACTCACAATGCACATCAACATACTATCAGCTGACCAAAGTGAGTTTGTTGAGGATCACCAATTCTCAGGCTGCCACTTCTTTTCAGTGAACACGGTGTATTGAAAAACTTCGTTCGCTTTACCATTTGCCTCGTTGGAACCTTATCCCTGCAAAGCATATCAGAAATAGAGGGCTCGGATGCGTGAGGTGGAGCAGAATAATATTCGCTCAGGTGAAATTATGATTCTTTGGCTAGGGCGCGCGGGGTTCGTTCAAAATTCGTAAAAGGAAACGGGAATCCCAGTTTACAATTTGATAACCGTTTCGACATATTGCGTTGATCCTTACGCAAGGCCTTTTAGAAGAGACCTGCGGCGTTTCCATCACGCCATCTTGCAAATTTGCTCAAAACTGCAGGAGTGATCTGTCGCTTTGTTGATTTTGCCGCAGTCACAAACGCTTCGTGAGGAACCTGTATAAAAGGAAAAGGGTCAGTTGAAAACGTGGGGGTCTTCTGGAAGGATCACTTGCATAAGGTGCGTTCATATCTTGCTGCATGGTAAGGATCGCGGCTTCTTGGCACATAGCTGTGATTTCAGCGCCCGAGCAACCCTCGGTCTGTTGGGAGTGTTGACAGGTCAGGAAATAGGACGAAGGTGATGTttttgataagataagacGACTGACGAGCTCCGCGATGCTTCTAATATCAACGTCTGGTCCCACCGTCATCGACTTCATTCTTATACGCAAGATGTCTTCTCTACCAGCTTGATCAGGGGGTCCAACATACAGGATCCTGTCAAGGCGACCAGGTCGCATGAGAGCGGAGTCCTGAACATGAGGGTTGGTTATATTGAAACCCAAATGCAGGAAAACTAACTTACAATAGACTCTGGTCTATTTGTGGCCGCAACGACGGTCACGCCTGTTAGTTCTTGAACGCCGTCCATTTCATTCAACAAACTTGTCAGTACACCTTCGTGCGAAGAGCCTTGATCAGTATCAGAGGTGGTTCTCGAGGTGGCTAGAGCATCAATCTCATCCTGCGACCTCATAAGCTTTAGAGCTCACTCGAGAAGAAAATGACACgtacgaagaagatgattgaaggagaagCGGCTCTGGCCTTTCGGAAGATCTCTCGTACTGCACGTTCAGATTCGCCGACGAATTTGTTCAGCAGCTAGAAGTGATCGCCACGAGTTTTAATCCCTGACCATAATGATTAGCGATTTAATATTTGCTTACCTCAGGCCCCTTCACTGCCACAAAATTAACGCCACTTTCGAAGGCGCATGCACGAGCAAGAACTGTTTTGCTACATCCAGGGGGACCGTAGAGTAGAATCCCCTTGGGTGGCTTGACCCCGAGGCGTTGGAAAGTCTCCGGGTGAAGTAAAGGCCACTCTATCGTTTCCTTGAGTTTTTGGATCACAGAAGCCTGACCTCCGATATCAGAGTATCGCACTGGCGGCATCTCTACGAAGAGAGAACGCATTGCGGAAGGCCTTATCGAAGGCATAGCTGCAACGAGGTGGCTCAGCTGCAATTTCAAAGAATCAGGGGCAGAAAGGGACGTTGTCTCGTGGTCAGCGGTTCCGAGCCAATTCTTGATAGCTATGGTCCCTGCTTCGCGGACAAGAGCGCTGATATCTGCACCAACGTATCCGTGCATTTTTGCCGCTAGTCCATGTAGGGCTTCATGTGGGATGTTGTGAGGGGTCTTCGAAAGAACAACGTTGAGAATGGCAAAGCGAGCTTCCGTGTCGGGAATTCCTGTACTTGACATCAGAATAATTCAAGTCTTGAATGATAAAAGTTTGTAAACCTATTTCAATCTCTCTGTCAAACCTTCCTGGCCGACGCAAAGCTGGGTCAATGGCATTAGGCCGATTGGTAGTGCCAATAACAATTACTCTGTCATGTCCTTCAGATCGCGCGGCTTCCATGCCATCGAGGATGGTCAGCAGCGTAGCCACTACCCTCTTCTCAACCTCACCACCTGCCCCTTCTTCTCGTCTAGGAACCAGCGCATCCACTTCATCTAACACCACGATGCAGGGACTTTTCTCGCGAGCTTGCTTAAACACATCTCGTAATTTTGACTCAGTTTCACCATGATAGGCGGAAGAGAGTTCAGGGCCGTTGATCACGAGAACGGAAGAGCTGGTAGAGGCTGCAATAGCGCGAGCTAAATGCGTCTTTCCAGTTCCTGGTGGGCCATGAAGGAGGATCCCTCTGGGAGGTTTTAGACCTGGAAAATTCAACCGCAAACACAACAAGGGAACGACATTCAATTGTACTATTTCTGGGACCTCAGAGAAACACACGCACCAAAATAGCTGAATAATTCAGGACGGTTCAATGGAATTTCCAACAGATCTCgaatttcttcaatttgtttGTTTAGACCTCCAACAGATGAATAAGCCTCTTTCAGTGATCTGTGCTCCAAGATTTCGACATCACTCTACGGAAGGAGAAGATACTGTCAAAAGAACTGTAAAAAACAAGTCAAGTGAATGCCCTCACTTTATTGGAAATTTCGTCCCGGACGGAGGGATCGTCTTCTTGCACCGATACGATGCAGTCCCAAGATACGGACCAAACCTGTGTCTCAGAACCCACAGAGAGTTTTTTGAGATCTTGACTCAAGTTTTCGCCAATATCATTGGTATTTTGCTTCTTGTTACTTTTAGGTGCGGTAGAATGGATGGTGAATCGTCGGAGTTGACCTTCGTAGTTGCATTCAATTATTTGATCGTTGGTGATATACTTCAAATCAACTTTGAAGTTGTAAGGTAATAGGTTTAATAGACGTAAGTTAAGCTCACCAAGTATTTCGCGTAGGGCCAGATTCAACCATTCATTTTGTTGGTCTTTTGAAGATGAGGCACCATTTGTTGCCACATTGTCTTTCGTGAGAAGTTCCTTGAGTCGTATGGTTCCAGCTTCTTGGATATGTTTAAGTGATGGTAAACCAGGCGGTAGCTTTGTAACCGCTAGTCCTGATAAGGGGAATATTCGAGCACGTTCACCAACCACAAGGCCAGCTGTCAGGAGGAAAGATGTCGAAAGTAAAAGGCCTGTTGATAAATAGGGTAAGAGAGAAGATCATCGACACCAACGCTTGCCCAGGGCGTATTTTGAGCGGTTCTATACTCACTGTCTTGGGATAAATCCAGCGACGGCCAAACAACGCCCAAAGCGAATTTCTATCATGCATTTGACAAAACGGGAAACTTGTAAATGGTAGGctgaaaaaaataataacAAAATCAAATCCAACCTTCCGAGATCCATGGTCATCTGCTTTGCATATGGCAATTATATCCCCGGTACACAGTTTGGCGGCCTTGAGGAAATCAGAATTGAAGATAACGCGCCGAGCGGCACGAGGAACATATTCTATGCCTTCCGTGACCTCGACATTGAACGTTTTCGACAGAAGAGTAGACATGACCCTTGTTACTGATGAAAAAACAGGCTGAAGACCTTGAGAAAACCCAATGAGTTCGGTGATTATGCCAGGTGATCACAGTGCACGCTTTCACGATGATAGACCCTAGAACACGCAGAGGATACGCCACCAATTGAGTTTGGAAAAAGCTCAGAGGCTGATCACAAGGGTGACATGAAATAAGGCCTTGACGATATCAGGTTCGAGGAAAACAAGAGCAGAGGCCCACCACTCTGAATGTCTTCCAGAAATAAGTCAGAAAGATGATGTAGACAAATTTTTGttatcaaattcaaattccGCCTTGAACTTTCAAAAATAACAAACCACAATAACATTGCATCACAACGCGTGATGGCCACTTTGCTCGACGTTCTCAACAGCGACGACGGCTTGCTCAATGTTGGGCGCACGGCGCTTTCTATGGCCCCTAATACTTCTAAATCTCTGTATAGCATCTCATGGATCTTCTTTTGAAATCTTTAACGAGAGCTTGTCGTTGAAAACCTTACAGGATGGCAAAGTTGCGTCCAAGTTCACATTTACAACTCTCCTGAAGGACGCTGCACCGAGGGACCCTAGTACGCTGGATTCACAGGATGAATGTGTGTAAATGCGGCTTGATAATGTCGCTGTTATAACTCAACATCTATAGCCCAGCATTATACACTCTTCCCTCTTGCGTTGGGTCAGATCCTACGTCAATACGCTGTGACTGAAATGCATTTGGCCTTAAACGCTGGGAATTGGAATTACGATCGGTGGGGATATCCGGAAGAACAGGGTGTGGGTACAGGTGCTGAATTATGGGCGTGGATGGGCGATGGAGCTGCCATAACGTGAGTTTCTTCCAACTATTTGTGTGCTCCCCCAAAATCACAAAGATTGTGCAATACCCAGGGTAGATGAACGATGGAAAGGGCTTCGGAATGCGCTTGCAGGTCTTTTTTGCGCTTCTCTCGGATCCCTGGATGAATTGCGAACTACATCCCCCGCTCAAACTTTCATTCCTGAGGGCACGCTACCGGATTGGGGCGTTCCTCATACAGTTCGACACGCGTCATTACCTTCGGAACATGTCTGCACCGAAAACTTGACGCCTTTTCTCAAACTCCTTCCTTGCAAATCTTTGTCTGGGATCGCTAGTCTCTTGAACCCACACCGCCTGTTCGATGCCGACTGGCACGGGATGGGGGTGCATGTTCTATGGCGCGAGGGAGAAGGAGTTGAGATGAGATTGACCTTCCAATCCGTGTCTGATCCTCTGCGCCATGATGCAGCGAAGAAGCAAGGTTCGTGTCCACTTGGTCCCATTTTCCTGCTTGACTAATTGCCCTCTTTAGATTGGTCCCTTCAATCGCTCTTTGACCGCACCATTCACCGGTCATGCCCTGTCGCACACTCCAGTGAAATCGTTGTGGCTCTGCCGAAGAACGCCTTCTATTCAATCAAACCTGAACCTCCCGTCATTGACAGAAGTTCGGCACATTTCGATGTTAATATTCGTAAGGTCATCGCATATTCCGGGGTTCTTGTTCCTCAAAACTATGTTTAGATCAAAAGCCATTGGACGTCATATTAACATGGCCAGAGCCCTTTAGCTATCGTAAGTTTCTCACAGCTGTGACTGTAGGATTTCTAACTCTTTCTCTTGTTTGGCTTCCAGCTTTGGATTATCAATCTGAATCCACAAATTTTTCTGTCAAACGAACTTTGAGAGGGCCGAGTCAGGCTCACGGTCAGCTTTCTCTCGTGATAACGAATCATCGGCCGTATACTATTCATACATTGTATCTGGAAACCATGCCCTGGCTACTCCAATTTTATTTGCATACCCTTGAGGCGCGTGTGGACGGTGTTTTGCGAGGTTTGTCGGCATCTAGCTGTCATAGAAATTTTTCAATTCTGACCTTCTCAATCAAATCAAGCGGATATCATCTCCAACCTTACCTATATCCCTTCGGTACCACACTCTCGGCCGACGACCTTCCAAGCTCTCTTGAGCCTCCCACCGAGTAGCACCGTCGAGATTACTATGGACGTTACGAAAGCTTTCTTGCGCTATACTGAGCACCCGCCGGATGCCCAGAGAGGCTGGGATCTCCCTCCTGCTATATTTACGCCCGTGGAATTCGCGAAAAATGGTACCTCTTTTTCTGTCAAAGAAGGCCGTCTGTATACCTCAACCCTTCTTGTCGACCTGGCCACACCAGACTTCAGCATGCCTTACAATGTGATCATCTTCACTTGTTCCGTCATTGCATACATATTTGGCAGTATCTTCAATTTGTTAACTCGGCGGTTTGTAATAGTGCACATAGAACCCACCAAATCCTGACGATACCGTTTGTAATAAACATAATTTATTCATCCATCTGGTCCGCGGTTTGGCAATAGTATTACCGGCTTTGCGTCCTGTTACGCAATGGTGGCGACAGATAAAGCCCTGCTATGGGTTTAACGAGGTATCGCCTTTTGTTGGCCTGTTCTTTGAAGGCCACACACCGGTAATACTAATCCAATCTCAAGGGCACTACGAGACACGTTTATGACAGATAAGGATGAAGAGCGGTATATCACCTCTTGAATGGTCCCCGAAGTCCGCGAAGCAGACATCACGGATCTTGAGTGAAGAGTCGAGTCGCTATCGCTATCGTCCTATCGCCCAGACGCCCTCGTTCTCATCCCTAGTTTATCAATGCGCAATCAGTGAGAGCGGAAGCTCGGAATTTCTTTTGCACGGTCCTCCCCTTTCCACATGCGATAGCTCCTCAAATATCGCTTTTAGAAGCCATGTTATAGTCCAGTTTCACACGATTTAGGTGTGGCACATCGAGCTACATGATCTTACCGCGCATCACCACGCACCACCTTGGTGTTGTGTTCCTTGACAAATACGTCGTGATAGAAAGGCCGGGCGACGTATGACGAATATAGATGGCCTTGTTAGGATGATCTCGATCTTCGCTTTAACAAACGGCCAAGGATTTGGTTCCGTTTGAGAGATACTCTAGCACTGTAGCTTCCTCGGGAGAGACGGTCCCTGGCGGTCCTCGATGTTATTGTTTCAAATACCGTCATTGACTCGGTGAGCCCATGATGCCATCCCCTTTTCAATATCATTACGCGGGTTATTGTTATCAAATGTGATATTAATGCAAATAAAGAATGAAAGAGAATGTTGAAAGGCCGTCGCTTAGTGCCTCTTAGTGCGAGGGTCTTTACCTGCGCTGCCGAACTACCTTTAGCTCGTTAGGATCCTGACGACAGCCTGTTAAGTGAATAGAAGCCCGTCAAACCATCAATGAACGTTCAAGTGTCAGATTCAGTCGAAAGAGAAtctaaaaagaaacataTACAAGCCCGAGTCACATGTAGAAATGGGCAATCAATACCTCAGATGCCATAAACATCGGAACGGAAGGAAAGGAGATCTTATAAAAAACATTATTTACACATGTGGGTAATCCCACGGCCCTGCTATGAGCGTTGGACGGATGTTGATGGAAGGTTTATGATGGACCAAAGTGCTACGCCCCATCTTGGCCTTTATCCTATCTCTCATTGGAGCTTCCCGAATTCGCATAAAGTACTTAAGCACCCATGTTTCTTTAGTCTCTCTCCACCGCCCCTTGCTCGCCCCCACTACATATTTCCTCCTCCAAGTCTATTCTTCTCCCCCGTCTCCCTTCCAAGTACTAGACTTGGCTTTATATAGGAGCCCCCCCAAGACCATCAACTTCTCGAATCACTCGTCATAACATGTGCCAACAGATCGCGTATGTCCTCGTTTAACCATGACGTTGTTGCCGTCTCCTAACTTTCATTTGTTTCCAGTGAAGGGACGCGGTGGACTCGTTGTGGGGTATGTTCCTGAGACCTATTGGCGCCCATATATCCCTGGACCAACCTGCTATATTCATATACAGCACTTCCAACGCCACCTTGTCGTGGCTATCCTCGACTGCAATAAGGCGCGCTGCGAGCGCAGCTACTCTCACCCCCCAGCGTGTCGGCTGCCAACATGTTATAGTGTAAGTTGGTATCTACCTGGGACGACCGCTAAGGGACCGGCTCACAGCGGCGGCGCACCAGTCCCTTGGCGTTTCTCCGTTCCGTTCCAGTCGTGACACTTCATCTAATCTGTTATCTCGATTTGCAATTTTTTTTATCCGCAGGACTTTGGCCAGGAGATTCAACGTGATATCGACAGAGTGAACGAATATTGCTTCGCCTGTCGCGCAGCGCAAGCTAAAGCTGCTGGAGTTAGACTTACCTAAGGCGCGGAGGACGCCCAGAACATATATGATACCCCCCTTCGATACTAAACTAATATTCCCTGTCTCTGCATCCCGAGTATCCCCCGACAACGACCAGATCAGACCAGTCTCAGCTTTCCCGTGATTCGACGATACCACTCAACCGCATTTCATGTACTATATTATAATTGCATCTtcgttttgctttttttcaCATCTTGTGTTCTCTTGGTTCGTGGAACGTGCTAGAGCCTGAAAGGGTCTCGTTCATGCCATGGCCAACACATCTTTGATTTGGAATATGACGCACTGCCAGGGCATGCCAGGGTCTGCAATCCTCGCCTCCGGAAAGAAGTCGCCGGGCAGATGTCGTGATCAGCGAGAAAACAGAACAGAAAAGGAGGATATACGCCCTTGCGCGTGTGTGTATGGAATCGTACGAGAATCCCAGTTTCCGCAGACAGTCCTGCATGCTATACAATGTCTAGTCCTCGGCA encodes:
- a CDS encoding Hydrolase tropI — encoded protein: MSCPNCAKGDFLPGEPTGSIRSDFQNAYLAPAPEGDSSSYAVLLLTDAFGLPLKNCKIMADEMAKRLQCDVWISDYFNGRPLIPVNAMTLPDKPGVKLSTWDWIKFFFTVIPNIPTFISNRPSVTDRRVESLIHSLKEKKKYKSIGAVGYCFGGSTCVRFGGTGLVDSVVVVHPGKFSLDQVKAIKVPTAWACAEEDMWFPDTLRSAAEAEFASRKGKDNFVEYEFKEYKGTTHGFASRPNVSIPEAIEAHKAALDQTIEWFKKTLA
- a CDS encoding Protein AIM2; this encodes MVTPANQPTQFIHLLKEKKGYEKIGTVGYCFGGATCVRIGGSGLVDSVVVAHPGPFSISQVRAIKVPTAWVCAEDDMTFSKSFRSECEAHLAGRKGKENFVEYEFKEYKGTTHGFASRPNLAIPEIREAHQAALDQTIEWFKKTLI
- a CDS encoding ATPase family gene 2 protein; the encoded protein is MSTLLSKTFNVEVTEGIEYVPRAARRVIFNSDFLKAAKLCTGDIIAICKADDHGSRKKFALGVVWPSLDLSQDSLLLSTSFLLTAGLVVGERARIFPLSGLAVTKLPPGLPSLKHIQEAGTIRLKELLTKDNVATNGASSSKDQQNEWLNLALREILVDLKYITNDQIIECNYEGQLRRFTIHSTAPKSNKKQNTNDIGENLSQDLKKLSVGSETQVWSVSWDCIVSVQEDDPSVRDEISNKSDVEILEHRSLKEAYSSVGGLNKQIEEIRDLLEIPLNRPELFSYFGLKPPRGILLHGPPGTGKTHLARAIAASTSSSVLVINGPELSSAYHGETESKLRDVFKQAREKSPCIVVLDEVDALVPRREEGAGGEVEKRVVATLLTILDGMEAARSEGHDRVIVIGTTNRPNAIDPALRRPGRFDREIEIGIPDTEARFAILNVVLSKTPHNIPHEALHGLAAKMHGYVGADISALVREAGTIAIKNWLGTADHETTSLSAPDSLKLQLSHLVAAMPSIRPSAMRSLFVEMPPVRYSDIGGQASVIQKLKETIEWPLLHPETFQRLGVKPPKGILLYGPPGCSKTVLARACAFESGVNFVAVKGPELLNKFVGESERAVREIFRKARAASPSIIFFDEIDALATSRTTSDTDQGSSHEGVLTSLLNEMDGVQELTGVTVVAATNRPESIDSALMRPGRLDRILYVGPPDQAGREDILRIRMKSMTVGPDVDIRSIAELTEGCSGAEITAMCQEAAILTMQQDMNAPYATFVTAAKSTKRQITPAVLSKFARWRDGNAAGLF
- a CDS encoding GPI transamidase component PIG-T, with protein sequence MATLLDVLNSDDGLLNVGRTALSMAPNTSKSLLSLKTLQDGKVASKFTFTTLLKDAAPRDPSTLDSQDESQHYTLFPLALGQILRQYAVTEMHLALNAGNWNYDRWGYPEEQGVGTGAELWAWMGDGAAITVDERWKGLRNALAGLFCASLGSLDELRTTSPAQTFIPEGTLPDWGVPHTVRHASLPSEHVCTENLTPFLKLLPCKSLSGIASLLNPHRLFDADWHGMGVHVLWREGEGVEMRLTFQSVSDPLRHDAAKKQDWSLQSLFDRTIHRSCPVAHSSEIVVALPKNAFYSIKPEPPVIDRSSAHFDVNIHQKPLDVILTWPEPFSYPLDYQSESTNFSVKRTLRGPSQAHGQLSLVITNHRPYTIHTLYLETMPWLLQFYLHTLEARVDGVLRADIISNLTYIPSVPHSRPTTFQALLSLPPSSTVEITMDVTKAFLRYTEHPPDAQRGWDLPPAIFTPVEFAKNGTSFSVKEGRLYTSTLLVDLATPDFSMPYNVIIFTCSVIAYIFGSIFNLLTRRFVIVHIEPTKS